From a region of the Thermococcus sp. 21S7 genome:
- a CDS encoding 2-oxoacid:ferredoxin oxidoreductase subunit gamma, whose product MQVRFAGIGGQGVVLAGVILGEAAAIEGLNVVQTQDYSSASRGGHSIADVIISKEPIYDVIVTEADVLVALAQLGYDTVKDELRKDGLLIIDTDLVKPDRDYIGAPFTRLAEESTGLALTVNMVALGYLVAKTGVVKKENVEEAIRRRVPKGTEDINIKAFRVGYEEGCG is encoded by the coding sequence ATGCAGGTTAGGTTCGCAGGCATAGGCGGCCAGGGCGTTGTCCTGGCCGGTGTCATACTCGGCGAGGCCGCCGCCATAGAGGGGCTGAACGTCGTCCAGACCCAGGACTACAGCTCCGCAAGCAGGGGCGGCCACTCCATAGCGGACGTGATAATATCCAAGGAGCCGATTTACGACGTCATAGTCACCGAGGCGGACGTTCTCGTCGCACTCGCCCAGCTCGGCTACGACACCGTAAAGGACGAGCTGAGGAAGGACGGGCTGCTGATTATAGACACAGACCTGGTTAAGCCCGACAGGGACTACATCGGTGCCCCGTTCACGCGCCTGGCTGAGGAGAGCACCGGTCTGGCACTCACCGTTAACATGGTCGCCCTCGGCTACCTCGTGGCGAAAACCGGCGTTGTGAAGAAGGAAAACGTCGAGGAGGCCATAAGGAGGAGGGTTCCCAAGGGAACCGAGGATATAAACATCAAAGCCTTCAGGGTCGGTTACGAGGAGGGATGTGGATGA
- a CDS encoding HEPN domain-containing protein — protein MNEEIPALLRKARERLEASRELYNKGYYGFAISSAYYSMFYCARALLLLKGVNPKSHAGVHAQLGKELVKSGELPARLYTLYSKALNMRHTADYDVFVEYSEREAREVLKGAEEFLMFTADYLGGVIDAG, from the coding sequence ATGAACGAAGAAATCCCCGCCCTACTAAGAAAGGCGCGGGAGCGGCTCGAAGCATCCAGAGAGCTCTACAACAAGGGCTACTACGGCTTTGCAATATCCAGCGCCTACTATTCAATGTTTTACTGCGCAAGAGCACTGCTCCTCTTAAAGGGCGTAAATCCCAAAAGCCACGCGGGTGTTCACGCCCAGCTCGGAAAGGAGCTCGTCAAATCCGGAGAATTACCTGCGAGGCTCTACACGCTCTACTCAAAGGCTCTGAACATGAGACATACCGCGGACTATGACGTCTTCGTTGAATACAGCGAAAGGGAAGCCCGGGAGGTTTTGAAAGGCGCAGAGGAGTTTTTGATGTTCACCGCTGATTATCTTGGAGGTGTGATAGATGCAGGTTAG
- a CDS encoding nucleotidyltransferase domain-containing protein, protein MFESVGRRVREVFGDRVEEVIVFGSRVRGDWKEESDLDVLVMLDEIKPEDWDRVGELSAGLTLELGVSVMIVLHSKKDSLYRTAVMEGIAV, encoded by the coding sequence ATGTTTGAATCCGTTGGAAGGCGGGTCAGGGAGGTCTTCGGAGACAGGGTTGAGGAGGTTATAGTCTTTGGCTCCCGGGTTAGGGGGGACTGGAAAGAAGAGAGCGACCTCGACGTCCTCGTCATGCTCGACGAAATAAAACCAGAAGACTGGGACAGGGTAGGAGAACTCAGCGCCGGACTGACCCTCGAACTCGGTGTTTCCGTCATGATAGTGCTCCATTCAAAGAAAGACAGCCTCTACAGAACCGCAGTGATGGAGGGGATTGCGGTATGA
- a CDS encoding 2-oxoacid:ferredoxin oxidoreductase subunit beta, which produces MAKKIYSTYPMVKYLRKEALPTALCPGCGGGTVLNAFANAIDGLKIDPKDLVVVSGIGCSAWIASPYFLADTLHTTHGRAIAFATGVKVGLPDKKVVVISGDGDLASIGGNHLLHAARRNIDITVILVNNFIYGMTGGQVAPTTPFGAKTTTSPYRNIEHPLQISETVAAAGASYVARWTTAHVYQLIGSIKKALQVKGFSLVEVISQCPVQFGRRNRMKEPAEMLRWFLKNSVPVSRARNMSPEELEGKFVIGEIVNRERPEFTTELNKLIDEVQEHFGLKGDGDV; this is translated from the coding sequence ATGGCGAAGAAGATATACTCCACCTACCCGATGGTTAAGTACCTCCGCAAGGAGGCCCTTCCCACCGCTCTCTGTCCCGGCTGCGGCGGTGGAACGGTCCTCAACGCCTTCGCGAACGCGATCGACGGTCTCAAGATTGACCCCAAGGACCTCGTCGTCGTTAGCGGTATAGGCTGCTCCGCCTGGATAGCCTCACCGTACTTCCTCGCCGACACCCTCCACACGACCCACGGGAGGGCGATAGCCTTCGCCACCGGCGTCAAGGTGGGCCTTCCCGACAAGAAGGTCGTCGTCATAAGCGGTGACGGTGATCTGGCGAGCATAGGCGGCAACCACCTGCTCCACGCCGCGAGGAGGAACATAGACATAACGGTCATCCTCGTGAACAACTTCATCTACGGAATGACCGGTGGGCAGGTCGCCCCTACGACGCCCTTCGGCGCGAAAACCACCACCAGCCCGTACAGGAACATAGAGCACCCGCTCCAGATTTCTGAGACTGTTGCTGCCGCAGGAGCGAGCTACGTTGCCAGGTGGACCACCGCCCACGTCTACCAGCTCATCGGGAGCATAAAGAAAGCCCTCCAGGTTAAGGGCTTCTCGCTCGTTGAGGTCATCTCCCAGTGCCCTGTCCAGTTCGGAAGGAGGAACAGGATGAAGGAGCCGGCCGAAATGCTCAGATGGTTCCTCAAGAACTCGGTCCCGGTCAGCAGGGCGAGAAACATGAGCCCGGAGGAGCTTGAGGGCAAGTTCGTCATAGGAGAGATAGTCAACAGGGAGAGGCCGGAGTTCACCACGGAGCTTAACAAGCTCATAGACGAGGTTCAGGAGCATTTCGGCCTTAAGGGTGACGGGGATGTTTGA
- a CDS encoding 2-oxoacid:acceptor oxidoreductase subunit alpha: MIIRGNEPEQLRLLRKLYEPGNYFMQGNEAVAYGALFAGCRFYAGYPITPSSEIAETMARELPKLGGYYLQMEDEIGSIAAMVGASWTGFKVMTATAGPGFSLMQENLGYAVMTETPLVLVDVQRSGPSTGQATKGAQGDFFQARWGTHGDHPIVAVSPTSGQDAFWETIRAFNIAEKLRTPVVVLFDGVLAHTREQIKIPDVSEVEITYRKLPENEEEARLPFGDPHGDGVPPMPLFGHGYFTHVTGSTHKETGLRDVYTPEVHDRLVRRIHRKIEKNREVYEKYEEHFTEDAEILVVSWGVTARPALGAVLRAREEGIKVGLFVPKTVHPFPAERMRGLAKKARTILVAEMNLGQMIIEVERYVNDDVLLKGVNKIGGVPLTVEEILREIRGVA; this comes from the coding sequence ATGATCATTCGTGGAAACGAGCCTGAACAGCTCAGGCTCCTCAGAAAGCTCTACGAACCGGGCAACTACTTCATGCAGGGCAACGAGGCGGTAGCCTATGGCGCCCTCTTCGCCGGATGCCGCTTCTACGCGGGCTATCCGATAACCCCATCCAGCGAGATAGCAGAGACGATGGCTCGCGAACTGCCGAAGCTCGGCGGCTACTACCTCCAGATGGAGGACGAGATTGGGAGCATAGCCGCGATGGTGGGTGCCTCCTGGACTGGCTTCAAGGTTATGACCGCCACAGCTGGACCGGGGTTCAGCCTCATGCAGGAAAACCTCGGCTACGCCGTGATGACTGAGACCCCGCTCGTTCTGGTCGACGTCCAGAGGAGCGGCCCATCAACCGGACAGGCCACAAAGGGAGCTCAGGGCGACTTCTTCCAGGCCAGGTGGGGAACGCATGGAGACCATCCGATCGTTGCCGTTTCTCCGACGAGCGGGCAGGACGCCTTTTGGGAGACTATAAGGGCCTTTAACATCGCCGAAAAGCTGAGAACCCCCGTTGTGGTGCTCTTCGATGGAGTTCTGGCCCACACGAGGGAGCAGATAAAGATTCCGGACGTTTCTGAGGTTGAAATAACCTACCGCAAGCTTCCGGAGAACGAGGAGGAGGCAAGACTCCCCTTCGGCGATCCCCACGGGGACGGCGTTCCGCCGATGCCGCTCTTCGGCCACGGCTACTTCACTCACGTCACCGGTTCGACTCACAAGGAAACCGGACTGAGGGACGTTTACACGCCGGAGGTCCACGACAGGCTCGTGAGGAGAATCCACCGCAAGATCGAGAAGAACCGCGAGGTTTACGAGAAGTACGAGGAGCACTTCACGGAGGATGCAGAGATACTCGTCGTCAGCTGGGGAGTAACGGCCAGGCCTGCCCTCGGAGCGGTTCTCAGGGCCAGGGAGGAAGGAATAAAGGTCGGCCTCTTCGTACCGAAGACCGTCCACCCGTTCCCAGCTGAGAGGATGAGGGGGCTGGCGAAAAAAGCAAGAACGATACTCGTCGCCGAGATGAACCTCGGCCAGATGATAATTGAGGTCGAGCGCTACGTTAACGACGACGTCCTCCTCAAGGGCGTGAACAAAATCGGCGGAGTGCCTCTGACCGTTGAGGAGATCCTCCGCGAGATAAGGGGTGTTGCCTGA
- a CDS encoding 2-oxoglutarate ferredoxin oxidoreductase subunit delta — MADVEGKTVVERSDYLVTGKAEGVVEIDVDTFLCKGCGICVEMCPRKVFEWSKELSEKGVHYPVPVHAEKCVKCKLCELLCPDFAIAVRW, encoded by the coding sequence ATGGCAGATGTCGAAGGGAAAACCGTGGTTGAAAGGTCGGACTACCTCGTTACCGGCAAGGCCGAAGGCGTCGTTGAAATTGACGTGGACACTTTTCTGTGCAAGGGCTGCGGTATCTGCGTCGAAATGTGCCCGAGAAAGGTCTTTGAGTGGAGTAAGGAGCTGAGTGAAAAGGGCGTTCACTACCCGGTTCCGGTTCACGCCGAGAAGTGCGTCAAGTGCAAGCTCTGCGAGCTTCTCTGCCCGGACTTCGCCATCGCGGTTAGGTGGTGA